GCCACGGGGCTTGCCTGGACCGAGGCGGGCGGAGAGCTGCTTCCCACCGAGGTGGCCATCATGCCGGGCAAGGGCAAGCTCATCGTAACGGGAAAACTCGGCGACGTGATGCAGGAGTCGGCCCAGGCGGCCATGACCTACATCAGGAGCCGCGCCCTGCGCTTCGGCCTGGACAAGGACTTCTACCAGAAGGCGGACATACACATCCATCTGCCCGAGGGCGCCATACCCAAGGACGGTCCCTCGGCCGGCATAACCATGGCCACGGCCATAGCGTCGGCCTTTCTCCGGGTGCCCGTAAGAAAGAGCGTGGCCATGACGGGCGAGATCACGCTGCGCGGCAAGGTCCTGCCCATCGGGGGGCTCAAGGAGAAGATACTGGCGGCCCACCGCGGCGGTATCCCCACGGTGCTCGTCCCCAGGGAGAACGAAAAGGACCTCAAGGAGATACCGGCGTCGATCCTGAGGAAGGTAAAGGTCGTGCTCGTCGACCACATGGACGACGTGCTCCGCCACGCCCTGGCCGTGGACGACGAAAAGCAGATATTCAGGGAGGCCGAGGAGGACTACGGCAAGGGCGGCGCTCCCGCCGTGCGCGAGGACGTGGTAAGGCACTGAACGGCGCGGGCACGGCACTCTCACGGCGGCTGCGGCGAATTATTTCCTTGACATGAGGACTTAAAGTTGATAGAGATGTTCAGGTCACGTCATATCGCGAAAGGAGAGAGGATATGACCAAGGCAGAGCTCGTTGCCGCCGTCGCCGCCGACACCGGTCTCACCAAGGCCGACGCCGAGAAGGCGCTCGCCGCCGTCATCGCCAACATAACGAAGGCGCTGAAAAAGGGCGACCCCGTGAGCCTCGTGGGATTCGGCACCTTCGACGTGTCCAGGCGCAAGGCCCGCAAGGGACGCAACCCCCAGACCGGCGAGACCATCAGGATACCGGCCGCCAAGGTGCCTCGCTTCAGGGCCGGCAAGGGTCTGAAGGAGGCCGTACAGAGGAAGAGAAAGTAAGCCGGGGGCCGGTGGGCCATCGCACAGGGGGCCAGCGCACAGGGGGCATCGCACAGGGGGCATCGGATGGGGGTCCAGCGCGCAGGGGGCCAGCGGATGGCCTGTCTTCCCACGCCGGCCCTGACCGGGCCGCGCCGGGGTGTGGTGAGGGTGGTGACTGCCGCAGAAGGCGCCTCTCGCTGTGAGAGGGGGCTGTGAGAGGGGGGCGTCTCTCCCGGCGAGGCGATGGCCGGGGCCGGGGGGCGGGGGCGATAGCCCGTTGGGGGCGCCGCCAGAGGGACCTGAGGGATCGGGGGCGTTGCCCGAGGGAGTCGCTGCTTGCGGGCGGATAGCTCAGTCGGTAGAGCGCAGCCCTTACAAGGCTGAGGCCACAGGTTCGATCCCTGTTCCGCCTACCAGAAATGAGAGATT
The DNA window shown above is from Deltaproteobacteria bacterium and carries:
- a CDS encoding HU family DNA-binding protein; its protein translation is MTKAELVAAVAADTGLTKADAEKALAAVIANITKALKKGDPVSLVGFGTFDVSRRKARKGRNPQTGETIRIPAAKVPRFRAGKGLKEAVQRKRK